DNA sequence from the Sediminibacillus dalangtanensis genome:
TTATTCGCTACAACACAAGAGATTGGGAATACTCCTCCGCCAAGTGCCTTGCCTAGTATCAATACATCAGGGGAAACTTGTTCCCAATCACAGGCAAACATTTTTCCGCTCCTGCCCAGACCTGCTTGAATTTCATCAGCGATGAACAGGACATTGTTTTGTTTGCATATGTCATGGGCCTGTTTTAAATAACCTTCTGGTGGGATGACAATACCAGCTTCCCCTTGGATTGGTTCCATCAGGAATCCTGCCGTGTTTTCGTTAATAGCCTCTTTAAGCGCGTTGATATCACCATATGGTATCAGTTTGATTCCTGGTAACATTGGACCGAATCCACGCTTGTATTCATCCTCTGAAGATAGGGAAACCGCAGTCATTGTTCTGCCATGGAAGTTACCGGTACAGGCGATGATCTCTGCCTGGTCTTCCTGAATTCCCTTCACCTCATAGCCCCAGCGCCGTACTGCCTTAATGGCGGTTTCTACCGCTTCAGCTCCAGTATTCATCGGCAATGCCATTTCTTTGTTTGTCAGCTTGCATACTTTTTCGTACCATGGACCTAGTTGGTCGTTGTGAAACGCTCTTGATGTCAGGGTTACGCGGTCTGCTTGCTGCTTCAAGGCATCGATAATCCGTGGATGCCGGTGTCCTTGATTGACTGCTGAATAAGCGCTAAGCATATCCATGTAGCGGTTTCCTTCGGGATCCTCTACCCAGACTCCTTCAGCCTTGGCAACCACAATCGGCAGCGGGTGGTAATTTTTAGCTCCATATTCCTGCGTTTGGTCAATGATTTCCTGACTCGATCGTACCATGGTATCCCTCCGTTTCAATGTTAAGCATACGCTTTCAATTATAACAGTTTTTTCATATATAGGAAGTTCAAAAATGCGGGAAAAATGACACGGCGAATTTCGTCGTTAGCTTGCTGGTCCGTTCCTCATGTATCGAAGGCATACAATGCGGTACTCCCACCTGCGCTGCCTAGAACTTCTTGGTCCTTTTTGTCCTCTATTTGAACATTGTATATAGGGAGGAAGTTCAAAAATGCGGGAAAAATGACACGGCGAATTTCGTCGTTAGCTTGCTGGTCCGTTCCTCACGGTGAAAAGGAAACCTTCTACTAAAATCACCCACGTCCTGTAGGGATGTAGAAGCCACCACCTCCAGTGAAAATCCGCTCCGGTACTCCCAACTACGCTGGATAGAACTTCTTGTTCCTTTATTGAATGAAAGATGGTGTTCATAGAAATGTGCGAAAGGACACATTTTTCAAATGAAATGTTTTCGGAAAAATGATATGATAGCGTTGATTGAATAAAAAGGAGGTACGTCATGACGACGCATCTACATATCACTTCATGGGTACTAGCGTTTATTTTATTTGGACTAGCTTTGATGTTTAAAAAGCAGGGTAAAGACAAACCGGCAAAAATTTTACAGATGATTTTGCGACTCGATTACCTGTTGATCTTGTATTCTGGTGGTGACTTGATTGCGTACTACTTCCAGCAAAGTTATATGCTTGGAGAAGTCATCGTTAAGGGATTGGCAGGAATTTGGGTGATCGCAGCTATGGAAATGATTGCTGTGAAATACAGCAAAGGCAAGCCAGTTTTGGGTGTCTGGGTACAGTTTGCTATCGCGGTGCTCATTGTTCTGGTTCTAGGTTTTGGCAGACTGCCATTCGGCCTGCATTTCATGTCTTGAGTTTGTTCTACACCGTCTCCGCGGATATTCTGCGGAGACGGTGTTTTTTGTATGGGATTAAATTTGGGGGAAAAGTGTGCTATCTGTTTATAAAATCTACGAGAAACAACTTCAATCTTGTGATTGCAGCTGTTTCTTGAGGATCACTTGTGGCAAAATAGGCTTGACTTAGACACACTCTGGGCGCTTTTATCATAAGCATATAGAAGGGCTAAAAGAAAGGGTGTGTTTTCGTATATGTGTGGGATCACAGGCTGGATAGATTTTAAACGCAACTTATCCGGGGAAATAGCCACCGTTCGTAAAATGGCTGGGACCATCCGGCATCGGGGACCTGATGAATATAACGAGTGGATTTCCAATCACGCTGCGTTTGGTCATCAACGATTGATTGTTGTCGACCCCGAAGGTGGAAAGCAGCCAATGGAGTGCCTGCGCGGGGAAGAAAAATATGTCATGATTTACAATGGTGAACTTTACAATACAGAGGACCTGCGCCAAGAACTATTGGAAAAAGGCTGGAGTTTTACTTCCCATTCTGATACGGAAGTATTATTGAAGAGTTTTATCCAGTGGAGAGAGGCCTGTGTCGAAAAGTTAAATGGAATTTTTGCGTTCGCCATCTGGGATTCGGAAAAGCAGCAGTTGTTTATGGCGCGAGACCGCCTTGGCGTCAAACCGTTGTTTTTCAAACAGCATGGGGAGGGGCTCTTGTTTTCTTCTGAAATAAAAGCGCTGCTGGCTCATCCTGAAGTAGAACCTGTTTTGGATCGTGAAGGATTAAGTGAAGTGCTTGCGCTTGGTCCATCTCGTACTCCCGGTCATGGAGTATTCAAAGGGATCAATGAAATTCCTGCTGCTCACATCGGAATTTTTAATCAGGATGGATTTCAAACGCACCGCTATTGGAATGTAGTCAGCAAACAGCATGAAGACGACGTGGAAACAACAGCCCGGACTATTAGGGAATTGCTGACTGATGCTGTAGAACGACAGCTGGTTTCCGATGTTTCCCTCGGCACTTTTTTATCAGGAGGGGTGGATTCAAGCGCCATAACCGCGATTGCGGCCAATTACTTGCAGGCTAATGGAAAAGGGCCGTTATCGACATTCTCGATCGATTATCAGGGCAATGAAAAATATTTTAAACAAAGTTCCTTTCAACCGAATAGCGACAATGACTTTATCGGAAAGATGAGCACCTTTAGCGGGACCAATCATCATCCCTTTGTCATGGATAACATGACGTTGGCAGAAATGTTGAAAGAAGCTGTTGAGATGCGTGACTTGCCTGGGATGGCGGATGTAGATTCCTCGCTACTTTGGTTTTGCCGTCAGACGAAACAGGAGGTGACCGTCGCCCTTTCCGGAGAATGCGCGGATGAAATTTTTGGAGGATATCCTTGGTTTTATCGTGAAGACGATTTAACCCGGGAAGGCTTCCCATGGATTCGTTCCTCTGAAGTGAGACGATCCTTATTAACGGAAGAATGGAAACAAAAACTCGATTTACAGGGTTACATGCTGAAACGATACCAGGAAACGATCGATGGAACGCCGGAATATGAGGGGGACAGTCCCCTGGAAAAACAGCGCCGGCAAATGTTTTATCTAAACATGAACTGGTTCATGCCGACACTTCTGGATAGAAAGGACCGGATGAGTATGGGGGCCAGTTTTGAAGCAAGGGTCCCATTCAGCGACCATCGACTTGTTGAATATGTTTGGAATATACCATGGGAAATGAAGACATATAACGGTAGGGAAAAGGGGATTTTAAGAAAGGCATTGGAGGGGCTGCTCCCGAATGAAATCCTTTATCGGAAAAAGAGCCCATATCCAAAAACCCACAATCCTGTCTACACGGGTGCCGTTGTTTCATGGCTGGAAGAAATAAGCAGGGATCCGGATGCCAGGCTGTTTGAACTGTTTAGTCGGAAAGAAATCGAAAAATTGATTCAAACAGAAGGAAAACAAATAGAGGCACCGTGGTTTGGTCAACTAATGACTGGGCCGCAGCTGTTGGCCCATCTCGGCCAAATTGATCACTGGCTTCGAACCTATCAAATTAAGATAGAAAATTAATCGTATATTGTGTAAAAAAAGCTTGGGACAAAAGCATCATGACCAAAATGAAAACCGAACGATTTCACCATTCGTTCGGTTTTTTTGATGAACAAAAAGCA
Encoded proteins:
- a CDS encoding ornithine--oxo-acid transaminase, whose translation is MVRSSQEIIDQTQEYGAKNYHPLPIVVAKAEGVWVEDPEGNRYMDMLSAYSAVNQGHRHPRIIDALKQQADRVTLTSRAFHNDQLGPWYEKVCKLTNKEMALPMNTGAEAVETAIKAVRRWGYEVKGIQEDQAEIIACTGNFHGRTMTAVSLSSEDEYKRGFGPMLPGIKLIPYGDINALKEAINENTAGFLMEPIQGEAGIVIPPEGYLKQAHDICKQNNVLFIADEIQAGLGRSGKMFACDWEQVSPDVLILGKALGGGVFPISCVVANKDILGVFNPGSHGSTFGGNPLACAVSIAALDVLEEEKLADRSLELGNYMMGELVKIKNPAIKEVRGRGLFIGVELTESARPYCERLKAKGLLCKETHENVIRFAPPLTVEKSDLVWAVEQIKQVLES
- a CDS encoding YisL family protein, encoding MTTHLHITSWVLAFILFGLALMFKKQGKDKPAKILQMILRLDYLLILYSGGDLIAYYFQQSYMLGEVIVKGLAGIWVIAAMEMIAVKYSKGKPVLGVWVQFAIAVLIVLVLGFGRLPFGLHFMS
- the asnB gene encoding asparagine synthase (glutamine-hydrolyzing), producing MCGITGWIDFKRNLSGEIATVRKMAGTIRHRGPDEYNEWISNHAAFGHQRLIVVDPEGGKQPMECLRGEEKYVMIYNGELYNTEDLRQELLEKGWSFTSHSDTEVLLKSFIQWREACVEKLNGIFAFAIWDSEKQQLFMARDRLGVKPLFFKQHGEGLLFSSEIKALLAHPEVEPVLDREGLSEVLALGPSRTPGHGVFKGINEIPAAHIGIFNQDGFQTHRYWNVVSKQHEDDVETTARTIRELLTDAVERQLVSDVSLGTFLSGGVDSSAITAIAANYLQANGKGPLSTFSIDYQGNEKYFKQSSFQPNSDNDFIGKMSTFSGTNHHPFVMDNMTLAEMLKEAVEMRDLPGMADVDSSLLWFCRQTKQEVTVALSGECADEIFGGYPWFYREDDLTREGFPWIRSSEVRRSLLTEEWKQKLDLQGYMLKRYQETIDGTPEYEGDSPLEKQRRQMFYLNMNWFMPTLLDRKDRMSMGASFEARVPFSDHRLVEYVWNIPWEMKTYNGREKGILRKALEGLLPNEILYRKKSPYPKTHNPVYTGAVVSWLEEISRDPDARLFELFSRKEIEKLIQTEGKQIEAPWFGQLMTGPQLLAHLGQIDHWLRTYQIKIEN